A single window of Candidatus Methylomirabilota bacterium DNA harbors:
- a CDS encoding NAD-dependent malic enzyme: protein MAVAPSASYSLTVRLEIKNRPGMLGRVASAIGGAGGDIGAVDLVESQRDRVVRDITIKARDSHHGQQVVSRLKHVAGVRIVNISDRTFLMHLGGKIEIRNKVPVRTRDDLSMAYTPGVARVCLAIQDDRERAFALTIKQNSVAVVTDGTAVLGLGDIGPEAAMPVMEGKAMLFKEFADVDAFPICLATKDVDRIVETVKLISPGFGGINLEDISAPRCFEVEDRLRKDLDIPVFHDDQHGTAVVVLAALLNALKIVRKELQKIRVVVAGVGAAGTATIKILLSSGVRDIIGVDEHGIISPSRAAGMDFMKRWVASVTNPRQVRGTLADAVHRADVFIGLSVPGILSVRDIKRMARRPVVFAMANPVPEVQPEEAERHVGVMATGRSDYPNQINNVLCFPGFFRGLLDSRARSVNDEMKIAAARALAACVGRSELSREYIIPSVFNKTVAPVVAEGVARAAWQTGAARRRHRTSHRGG, encoded by the coding sequence ATGGCCGTCGCGCCCAGCGCCAGCTACAGCCTCACCGTGCGCCTGGAGATCAAGAACCGCCCCGGCATGCTGGGGAGGGTGGCCTCGGCCATCGGCGGGGCAGGCGGTGACATCGGCGCGGTGGACCTCGTCGAGTCGCAGCGCGACCGCGTGGTCCGCGACATCACCATCAAGGCCAGAGACAGCCACCACGGCCAGCAGGTGGTCAGCCGTCTCAAGCATGTCGCGGGGGTCCGCATCGTCAACATTTCGGATCGCACCTTCCTCATGCACCTGGGAGGCAAGATCGAGATCCGCAACAAGGTGCCGGTCCGGACTCGGGACGATCTTTCCATGGCTTACACCCCGGGCGTGGCCCGGGTGTGCCTGGCCATCCAGGACGATCGTGAGCGGGCCTTCGCCCTGACCATCAAGCAGAACAGCGTGGCCGTCGTAACCGACGGCACCGCCGTCCTGGGCCTGGGCGACATCGGACCGGAAGCGGCCATGCCGGTCATGGAGGGCAAGGCCATGCTCTTCAAGGAGTTCGCCGACGTCGACGCCTTCCCGATCTGCCTGGCCACGAAGGACGTCGACAGGATCGTAGAGACGGTCAAGCTCATCTCGCCCGGCTTCGGGGGGATCAACCTGGAGGATATCTCCGCGCCCCGCTGCTTCGAGGTGGAGGACCGGCTACGCAAGGACCTGGACATCCCGGTCTTCCACGACGACCAGCACGGCACGGCCGTGGTCGTACTGGCCGCCCTCCTGAACGCCCTGAAGATCGTCCGCAAAGAGCTGCAGAAGATCCGGGTGGTCGTCGCCGGCGTCGGCGCCGCCGGCACCGCCACCATCAAGATCCTACTGTCGAGCGGCGTCCGCGACATCATCGGCGTCGACGAGCATGGCATCATCTCCCCCAGCCGGGCGGCCGGCATGGACTTCATGAAGCGCTGGGTGGCCTCGGTGACCAACCCCCGTCAGGTCCGGGGTACACTGGCGGACGCCGTGCACCGGGCCGACGTCTTCATCGGCCTGAGCGTGCCGGGCATCCTCTCGGTACGGGACATCAAGCGGATGGCTCGCCGCCCGGTTGTCTTCGCCATGGCCAATCCAGTGCCCGAAGTCCAGCCCGAGGAGGCCGAACGGCACGTCGGCGTGATGGCGACCGGCCGCTCGGACTATCCCAACCAGATCAACAACGTCCTGTGCTTCCCCGGGTTCTTCCGGGGTCTGCTCGATTCCCGGGCCCGGTCGGTGAACGACGAGATGAAGATCGCGGCAGCCCGCGCCCTGGCCGCCTGCGTGGGCCGGAGCGAGCTCAGCCGCGAGTACATCATTCCCAGCGTGTTCAACAAGACCGTGGCGCCTGTGGTGGCCGAAGGGGTGGCCCGGGCGGCCTGGCAGACGGGCGCGGCCCGTCGCCGTCACCGCACGAGCCATCG